From a region of the Calonectris borealis chromosome 2, bCalBor7.hap1.2, whole genome shotgun sequence genome:
- the ADNP2 gene encoding activity-dependent neuroprotector homeobox protein 2 isoform X1 encodes MFQIPVQNLDNIRKARKKVKGILVDLGLDSCRELLKNLKSFDPGEKHFSNTSWSDVSPWESVGKRKRYRTKPYCCSLCKFSSKLLTSFKNHLHRYHEDEMDQELVVPCPKCAFASDPKIVGKHIRMFHSSNKRIQNYTVSILDGMKQFRSDIINFTCLKCHFTDTLYYNMKKHVLMNHFQNLISTYFGQKPDESKENSIEHYCKKCNASANSQDSLMYHVLTAETHRDLENKLRSVISEHIKKPGLVKQMHIAPKPPQGVAVAAPSAGPAAAPAGSVAAPACIQLAFPQNNQNQSVVQPKAVQNTVRSLTVPSASGSLPHTTSAPVVTPSHVTLVSSNLPVGQNNVNIQPSPSQPIIVSHRLPLHQPVKAGAIPLNPSVGTVNRTVAPAVLPLNQPVRPGFFPINQPIGTINGPVAAGTLPVIQPVSPVNRPVAPGVLPVNQPVAPGVLPVNQPVAPGVLPVNQPVAPGVLPVNRPVAPGVVSVNQSLGNVNRPLGPSVLPVAQTVASGVLQLNQPVASGVVPVRRPVRPGFVQLNQPVAPAVILVNQPVQPAVSQNTTFLTAGSILRQLIPTGKQVNGIPTYTLAPVPVTLPVPPGGGVATVTPPQVPIQLMQSGTVTQSSQSPAGAPSPPVLLTSQNISLQASPPGPETSQAIRQAKQWKTCPVCNELFPSNVYQVHMEVAHKHGEVKMEETLEPDKLAACAPFLRWMTEKTVRCFSCKCFLCEEELMKHLLMHGLACLFCTVTFHDLKSLVEHNKTTHNGKKQLHADYSNRGFQLGNDAQGDLVFPHFDFSTALPKEDIGEREVHLAVLAGLNSRTLVPVYIKVKPQTAEVNNKCNKKVLTCPFCFGTFVSKETYEMHLKERHHIMPTVHTILKSPAFKCIHCCGVYTGNMTLTAIAVHLLRCRSAPKDSNSSVKMQLERTEKKELLFVNGERHDSVILKRKQSDSCFVAEDQRNKEQQPLNLSTGIALSPEKEVNSGVVPFKRQKINTRSEMKKLPSSEDLRILAVDPKQYDHNSYEAQKQFLTDYFHERPYPSKKEMELLSLLLYAWKIDVASFFGKRRNICLKAINNHKPSVLLGFSMSELKNIKHSLNIKDEPLDM; translated from the coding sequence agATACAGAACAAAGCCGTACTGCTGTAGCTTATGCAAGTTCTCGTCAAAATTGCTTACTTCATTCAAGAATCACTTGCACCGTTACCATGAGGATGAAATGGACCAAGAGCTGGTGGTTCCTTGCCCAAAATGTGCATTTGCTTCTGATCCCAAAATAGTGGGAAAACATATCCGGATGTTTCATTCATCTAATAAAAGAATACAGAACTATACGGTCAGCATTTTGGATGGCATGAAACAATTCAGGAGTGACATCATAAACTTTACATGTCTAAAATGTCACTTTACAGACACATTGTATTACAATATGAAGAAACATGTGCTGATGAACCATTTTCAAAACTTAATAAGTACATATTTTGGCCAGAAACCTGATGAAAGTAAAGAGAATTCTATTGAGCACTACTGTAAAAAATGTAATGCTTCTGCAAACAGCCAAGATTCTTTAATGTATCATGTCTTGACAGCTGAAACACATCGAGACCTGGAGAACAAACTTCGGTCTGTGATTTCAGAACATATTAAGAAACCAGGACTCGTGAAACAAATGCATATTGCTCCAAAGCCTCCCCAAGGCGTGGCAGTGGCTGCTCCATCTGCAGGGCCTGCCGCTGCCCCAGCAGGTTCTGTCGCAGCTCCGGCTTGCATCCAGCTTGCATTTCCACAGAATAATCAAAACCAGAGTGTGGTACAGCCAAAAGCAGTTCAAAACACAGTCAGATCACTGACTGTTCCAAGTGCCTCTGGTAGCCTTCCACATACAACTTCTGCTCCGGTTGTTACCCCATCGCACGTTACTCTTGTATCTAGTAATCTTCCCGTAGGTCAGAATAATGTTAATATTCAGCCATCACCTTCCCAGCCTATCATTGTTTCCCATAGGCTCCCCCTTCATCAGCCTGTGAAGGCTGGAGCTATTCCTCTTAATCCTTCTGTTGGGACTGTAAATAGAACTGTGGCCCCCGCAGTTCTTCCTCTTAATCAACCTGTCAGGCCTGGGTTCTTCCCTATTAATCAACCCATTGGTACTATAAATGGTCCGGTTGCAGCTGGAACGCTACCTGTTATTCAGCCTGTCAGCCCTGTGAATCGACCGGTTGCACCAGGAGTCCTGCCTGTGAATCAACCGGTTGCACCAGGAGTCCTGCCTGTGAATCAACCGGTTGCACCAGGAGTCCTGCCTGTGAATCAACCGGTTGCACCAGGAGTCCTGCCTGTGAATCGTCCGGTTGCACCAGGAGTTGTCTCTGTCAACCAATCGCTTGGAAATGTGAATAGACCCCTTGGTCCCAGCGTCCTTCCTGTGGCGCAGACAGTTGCGTCAGGGGTTCTCCAGCTTAACCAGCCTGTTGCCTCTGGGGTTGTTCCTGTCAGACGGCCTGTCagacctgggtttgttcagcttaaTCAACCTGTTGCCCCAGCAGTTATCCTAGTAAATCAGCCAGTTCAACCTGCGGTTTCTCAAAACACAACTTTTTTGACTGCAGGTTCTATACTTAGGCAGTTGATTCCAACTGGTAAGCAGGTTAATGGGATACCTACGTACACGCTTGCCCCAGTTCCAGTTACTTTGCCTGTACCTCCTGGTGGTGGAGTAGCAACTGTTACCCCACCCCAAGTGCCCATCCAACTCATGCAGTCTGGGACAGTAACTCAGTCGTCCCAGTCGCCGGCTGGTGCACCCTCTCCCCCAGTGCTTTTAACGTCTCAGAATATATCGTTACAAGCCTCCCCTCCTGGTCCTGAAACAAGTCAGGCTATCAGACAGGCTAAGCAGTGGAAGACTTGCCCTGTTTGCAATGAGCTTTTCCCATCAAATGTCTACCAGGTGCACATGGAGGTGGCCCACAAACATGGTGAAGTAAAAATGGAGGAAACCCTGGAACCTGACAAACTTGCAGCTTGCGCGCCCTTTCTGAGGTGGATGACGGAAAAGACAGTCCGGTGTTTCtcttgtaaatgtttcctctgtgAAGAAGAGCTCATGAAACATCTGTTGATGCATGGCTTAGCTTGCTTGTTTTGCACAGTTACTTTCCATGACTTAAAAAGCCTTGTGGAGCACAACAAAACTACACATAATGGGAAGAAGCAGTTACATGCAGATTATAGCAACAGAGGATTTCAACTAGGTAATGATGCTCAGGGTGACCTTGTATTTCCACACTTTGATTTTAGTACAGCGTTACCAAAAGAAGACATTGGTGAGAGAGAAGTACATTTGGCAGTGCTTGCTGGACTAAATTCAAGGACACTTGTCCCTGTTTACATCAAAGTGAAACCTCAGACAGCAGAAGTGAACAATAAATGCAACAAGAAAGTGTTAACCTGTCCCTTTTGCTTTGGTACGTTTGTTAGTAAAGAAACCTATGAAATGCATTTGAAAGAGCGGCATCATATAATGCCAACTGTACATACAATTTTAAAGTCTCCTGCTTTCAAGTGCATCCACTGTTGTGGTGTGTACACTGGAAATATGACTCTAACAGCTATTGCTGTACATTTGCTCCGTTGTAGAAGTGCTCCCAAAGACAGCAACTCAAGCGTGAAGATGCAGCTTGAGCGTACTGAGAAGAAAGAGCTACTGTTTGTGAACGGTGAAAGGCATGATTCTGTGATACTGAAAAGAAAGCAGTCGGATTCCTGCTTTGTTGCAGAAGACCAAAGGAATAAGGAACAGCAGCCTCTGAACTTAAGTACTGGCATAGCTCTATCTCCGGAAAAAGAAGTGAATTCAGGGGTAGTGCCTTTCAAACGACAAAAGATTAATACTAGGTCCGAGATGAAGAAGCTTCCTTCTAGTGAGGATCTTCGCATTCTAGCAGTAGATCCTAAACAGTATGATCACAATTCGTATGAGGCTCAAAAACAGTTTTTGACAGACTACTTTCACGAGAGGCCATATCCTTCTAAAAAAGAGATGGAGTTACTTTCCTTGCTGCTATATGCGTGGAAAATTGATGTTGCATCATTCTttggaaaaaggaggaatataTGCTTAAAGGCGATAAATAATCACAAACCGTCTGTGCTGCTGGGTTTCAGTATGTCTGAACTAAAAAATATTAAGCACAGTTTGAATATAAAAGATGAACCATTAGATATGTAA
- the ADNP2 gene encoding activity-dependent neuroprotector homeobox protein 2 isoform X2, producing the protein MDQELVVPCPKCAFASDPKIVGKHIRMFHSSNKRIQNYTVSILDGMKQFRSDIINFTCLKCHFTDTLYYNMKKHVLMNHFQNLISTYFGQKPDESKENSIEHYCKKCNASANSQDSLMYHVLTAETHRDLENKLRSVISEHIKKPGLVKQMHIAPKPPQGVAVAAPSAGPAAAPAGSVAAPACIQLAFPQNNQNQSVVQPKAVQNTVRSLTVPSASGSLPHTTSAPVVTPSHVTLVSSNLPVGQNNVNIQPSPSQPIIVSHRLPLHQPVKAGAIPLNPSVGTVNRTVAPAVLPLNQPVRPGFFPINQPIGTINGPVAAGTLPVIQPVSPVNRPVAPGVLPVNQPVAPGVLPVNQPVAPGVLPVNQPVAPGVLPVNRPVAPGVVSVNQSLGNVNRPLGPSVLPVAQTVASGVLQLNQPVASGVVPVRRPVRPGFVQLNQPVAPAVILVNQPVQPAVSQNTTFLTAGSILRQLIPTGKQVNGIPTYTLAPVPVTLPVPPGGGVATVTPPQVPIQLMQSGTVTQSSQSPAGAPSPPVLLTSQNISLQASPPGPETSQAIRQAKQWKTCPVCNELFPSNVYQVHMEVAHKHGEVKMEETLEPDKLAACAPFLRWMTEKTVRCFSCKCFLCEEELMKHLLMHGLACLFCTVTFHDLKSLVEHNKTTHNGKKQLHADYSNRGFQLGNDAQGDLVFPHFDFSTALPKEDIGEREVHLAVLAGLNSRTLVPVYIKVKPQTAEVNNKCNKKVLTCPFCFGTFVSKETYEMHLKERHHIMPTVHTILKSPAFKCIHCCGVYTGNMTLTAIAVHLLRCRSAPKDSNSSVKMQLERTEKKELLFVNGERHDSVILKRKQSDSCFVAEDQRNKEQQPLNLSTGIALSPEKEVNSGVVPFKRQKINTRSEMKKLPSSEDLRILAVDPKQYDHNSYEAQKQFLTDYFHERPYPSKKEMELLSLLLYAWKIDVASFFGKRRNICLKAINNHKPSVLLGFSMSELKNIKHSLNIKDEPLDM; encoded by the coding sequence ATGGACCAAGAGCTGGTGGTTCCTTGCCCAAAATGTGCATTTGCTTCTGATCCCAAAATAGTGGGAAAACATATCCGGATGTTTCATTCATCTAATAAAAGAATACAGAACTATACGGTCAGCATTTTGGATGGCATGAAACAATTCAGGAGTGACATCATAAACTTTACATGTCTAAAATGTCACTTTACAGACACATTGTATTACAATATGAAGAAACATGTGCTGATGAACCATTTTCAAAACTTAATAAGTACATATTTTGGCCAGAAACCTGATGAAAGTAAAGAGAATTCTATTGAGCACTACTGTAAAAAATGTAATGCTTCTGCAAACAGCCAAGATTCTTTAATGTATCATGTCTTGACAGCTGAAACACATCGAGACCTGGAGAACAAACTTCGGTCTGTGATTTCAGAACATATTAAGAAACCAGGACTCGTGAAACAAATGCATATTGCTCCAAAGCCTCCCCAAGGCGTGGCAGTGGCTGCTCCATCTGCAGGGCCTGCCGCTGCCCCAGCAGGTTCTGTCGCAGCTCCGGCTTGCATCCAGCTTGCATTTCCACAGAATAATCAAAACCAGAGTGTGGTACAGCCAAAAGCAGTTCAAAACACAGTCAGATCACTGACTGTTCCAAGTGCCTCTGGTAGCCTTCCACATACAACTTCTGCTCCGGTTGTTACCCCATCGCACGTTACTCTTGTATCTAGTAATCTTCCCGTAGGTCAGAATAATGTTAATATTCAGCCATCACCTTCCCAGCCTATCATTGTTTCCCATAGGCTCCCCCTTCATCAGCCTGTGAAGGCTGGAGCTATTCCTCTTAATCCTTCTGTTGGGACTGTAAATAGAACTGTGGCCCCCGCAGTTCTTCCTCTTAATCAACCTGTCAGGCCTGGGTTCTTCCCTATTAATCAACCCATTGGTACTATAAATGGTCCGGTTGCAGCTGGAACGCTACCTGTTATTCAGCCTGTCAGCCCTGTGAATCGACCGGTTGCACCAGGAGTCCTGCCTGTGAATCAACCGGTTGCACCAGGAGTCCTGCCTGTGAATCAACCGGTTGCACCAGGAGTCCTGCCTGTGAATCAACCGGTTGCACCAGGAGTCCTGCCTGTGAATCGTCCGGTTGCACCAGGAGTTGTCTCTGTCAACCAATCGCTTGGAAATGTGAATAGACCCCTTGGTCCCAGCGTCCTTCCTGTGGCGCAGACAGTTGCGTCAGGGGTTCTCCAGCTTAACCAGCCTGTTGCCTCTGGGGTTGTTCCTGTCAGACGGCCTGTCagacctgggtttgttcagcttaaTCAACCTGTTGCCCCAGCAGTTATCCTAGTAAATCAGCCAGTTCAACCTGCGGTTTCTCAAAACACAACTTTTTTGACTGCAGGTTCTATACTTAGGCAGTTGATTCCAACTGGTAAGCAGGTTAATGGGATACCTACGTACACGCTTGCCCCAGTTCCAGTTACTTTGCCTGTACCTCCTGGTGGTGGAGTAGCAACTGTTACCCCACCCCAAGTGCCCATCCAACTCATGCAGTCTGGGACAGTAACTCAGTCGTCCCAGTCGCCGGCTGGTGCACCCTCTCCCCCAGTGCTTTTAACGTCTCAGAATATATCGTTACAAGCCTCCCCTCCTGGTCCTGAAACAAGTCAGGCTATCAGACAGGCTAAGCAGTGGAAGACTTGCCCTGTTTGCAATGAGCTTTTCCCATCAAATGTCTACCAGGTGCACATGGAGGTGGCCCACAAACATGGTGAAGTAAAAATGGAGGAAACCCTGGAACCTGACAAACTTGCAGCTTGCGCGCCCTTTCTGAGGTGGATGACGGAAAAGACAGTCCGGTGTTTCtcttgtaaatgtttcctctgtgAAGAAGAGCTCATGAAACATCTGTTGATGCATGGCTTAGCTTGCTTGTTTTGCACAGTTACTTTCCATGACTTAAAAAGCCTTGTGGAGCACAACAAAACTACACATAATGGGAAGAAGCAGTTACATGCAGATTATAGCAACAGAGGATTTCAACTAGGTAATGATGCTCAGGGTGACCTTGTATTTCCACACTTTGATTTTAGTACAGCGTTACCAAAAGAAGACATTGGTGAGAGAGAAGTACATTTGGCAGTGCTTGCTGGACTAAATTCAAGGACACTTGTCCCTGTTTACATCAAAGTGAAACCTCAGACAGCAGAAGTGAACAATAAATGCAACAAGAAAGTGTTAACCTGTCCCTTTTGCTTTGGTACGTTTGTTAGTAAAGAAACCTATGAAATGCATTTGAAAGAGCGGCATCATATAATGCCAACTGTACATACAATTTTAAAGTCTCCTGCTTTCAAGTGCATCCACTGTTGTGGTGTGTACACTGGAAATATGACTCTAACAGCTATTGCTGTACATTTGCTCCGTTGTAGAAGTGCTCCCAAAGACAGCAACTCAAGCGTGAAGATGCAGCTTGAGCGTACTGAGAAGAAAGAGCTACTGTTTGTGAACGGTGAAAGGCATGATTCTGTGATACTGAAAAGAAAGCAGTCGGATTCCTGCTTTGTTGCAGAAGACCAAAGGAATAAGGAACAGCAGCCTCTGAACTTAAGTACTGGCATAGCTCTATCTCCGGAAAAAGAAGTGAATTCAGGGGTAGTGCCTTTCAAACGACAAAAGATTAATACTAGGTCCGAGATGAAGAAGCTTCCTTCTAGTGAGGATCTTCGCATTCTAGCAGTAGATCCTAAACAGTATGATCACAATTCGTATGAGGCTCAAAAACAGTTTTTGACAGACTACTTTCACGAGAGGCCATATCCTTCTAAAAAAGAGATGGAGTTACTTTCCTTGCTGCTATATGCGTGGAAAATTGATGTTGCATCATTCTttggaaaaaggaggaatataTGCTTAAAGGCGATAAATAATCACAAACCGTCTGTGCTGCTGGGTTTCAGTATGTCTGAACTAAAAAATATTAAGCACAGTTTGAATATAAAAGATGAACCATTAGATATGTAA